In Nostoc sp. UHCC 0926, a single genomic region encodes these proteins:
- a CDS encoding Hsp20/alpha crystallin family protein: protein MTLVRWNSWREIDTLQRQLNNLFEDTRVPSALLDRGLSKVPAAEIQETEDAIHLKLELPGIEAKDLDVQVTENAVYVSGERKSETKTEEKGITKSEFHYGKFKRVIPLSARIQNTNVTADYKDGILNLTLPKTEQEKNKVVKINLEQPAA, encoded by the coding sequence ATGACATTAGTTCGTTGGAATTCTTGGAGAGAAATTGACACTCTACAACGTCAACTCAATAATTTATTTGAAGACACCAGAGTACCATCTGCATTGTTAGATAGAGGCTTGAGCAAAGTTCCTGCTGCTGAGATACAAGAAACTGAAGATGCTATTCATCTGAAGCTAGAACTTCCAGGAATAGAAGCTAAAGACTTGGATGTACAAGTCACAGAAAACGCTGTTTATGTTAGCGGTGAGCGGAAGTCTGAAACTAAAACTGAGGAAAAAGGTATTACCAAAAGTGAGTTTCACTACGGGAAATTCAAACGCGTGATTCCTCTATCTGCTCGGATTCAAAATACTAACGTTACGGCAGATTATAAAGATGGCATCTTGAATCTGACATTGCCTAAAACTGAGCAAGAAAAGAACAAAGTTGTCAAGATTAATTTGGAACAACCTGCTGCCTAA